A single genomic interval of Natronoarchaeum philippinense harbors:
- a CDS encoding sensor histidine kinase has product MVEIQLLFADDGNRNALASVVEEHHTAITDLEFRQCDMYVVDEAVFPTYRDDIEARKHSQEPVFCPVVLVRRDRTPITVTLPDPATRDPPHLVNAVVEAPIQKQTLFRTFTNLLSRRDQSEALTEELRERNERLEQFASTLRHELRNPLNILDGYLDQATERSDDHFFEICRDATDQMMQLLEDTLLLIDGGEVSTDPRPLDLSAVSDGCWNVVTADGADIEIRTSKQILADEVRLKQLLENLFRNAVEHAGPDVTVTVGDVEGGFYVEDDGTGIPTEERNRVFDEGYSVASAGTGLGLAVVQAVVDGHEWEVSLTDSTSGGARFEITGVRPYPAAQ; this is encoded by the coding sequence ATGGTCGAGATACAGCTACTCTTTGCCGACGACGGCAACCGAAACGCGCTGGCCTCGGTCGTCGAGGAGCACCACACCGCGATCACCGACCTCGAATTTCGACAGTGTGACATGTACGTCGTCGACGAAGCCGTGTTTCCAACGTACCGAGACGACATCGAGGCACGGAAGCACAGCCAAGAACCGGTGTTCTGTCCGGTCGTTCTCGTCCGTCGGGACCGAACGCCGATCACGGTGACGCTCCCGGACCCCGCGACGCGCGATCCGCCACACCTCGTCAACGCCGTCGTCGAGGCGCCGATTCAAAAGCAGACGCTGTTTCGGACGTTTACCAACCTGCTGTCGCGCCGCGACCAGAGCGAGGCGCTCACCGAGGAGTTACGGGAGCGAAACGAACGGCTCGAACAGTTCGCCAGCACGCTGCGCCACGAACTGCGCAACCCGCTGAACATCCTCGATGGCTACCTCGATCAGGCGACCGAGCGCAGCGACGACCACTTCTTCGAGATCTGCCGGGACGCCACGGACCAAATGATGCAACTGCTCGAAGACACGCTGTTGCTCATCGACGGCGGCGAGGTGTCGACCGACCCCAGACCGCTCGATCTCTCGGCGGTGAGCGACGGCTGCTGGAACGTCGTCACGGCTGACGGTGCCGATATCGAAATCCGGACCTCGAAACAAATCCTGGCCGATGAGGTGCGGCTGAAACAGCTCTTGGAAAATCTGTTTCGTAACGCCGTCGAGCACGCCGGACCGGACGTGACCGTCACAGTCGGCGATGTCGAGGGCGGGTTCTACGTCGAAGACGACGGCACGGGGATTCCGACCGAGGAGCGCAATCGCGTGTTCGACGAAGGCTACTCCGTCGCCAGCGCGGGCACCGGACTCGGACTTGCGGTCGTACAGGCGGTCGTCGACGGCCACGAATGGGAAGTCTCTCTCACCGACAGCACGTCCGGCGGCGCCCGGTTCGAGATCACCGGCGTGCGCCCGTATCCCGCGGCGCAGTGA
- a CDS encoding translation initiation factor eIF-2B → MINETVEEIEDMQTSSSSVVAVKAAEALTDLLGREFATVEEFERDLDRNVSALRRANPSHASLQNAMLEIRDTVTAREYDDLDAAKDGTREAIESVVDAVEQAKHRAADNAAALFEDGDTVLTHDYSTTVLEAIEQAASDGAYLDVYVTEARPRYLGRKTARTLASIDRVDATLLTDSASGHYLPECDRVVTGMTCIVDRTLYNRVGTFPIAAAAEQVGTPVTVVGSSTKIVEEGFVFENEYRPASEVMREPADGFEIENPTYDATPIDLIESVVTDEGEREF, encoded by the coding sequence ATGATCAACGAGACTGTCGAGGAGATCGAGGACATGCAGACCTCGAGTTCCTCGGTAGTAGCGGTCAAGGCAGCCGAGGCGCTGACCGACCTGCTCGGCCGGGAGTTCGCAACGGTCGAGGAGTTCGAGCGCGATCTCGACCGGAACGTCAGCGCGCTGCGACGGGCGAACCCCTCGCACGCATCGTTACAGAACGCGATGCTGGAAATACGGGACACGGTGACGGCTCGGGAGTACGACGACCTCGACGCCGCGAAAGACGGTACTCGCGAGGCTATCGAGAGCGTCGTCGACGCCGTCGAGCAGGCGAAACACCGCGCCGCCGACAACGCCGCGGCGCTGTTCGAGGACGGCGATACGGTGTTGACTCACGACTACTCGACGACCGTGCTCGAAGCGATCGAACAGGCCGCCAGCGACGGCGCCTACCTCGACGTGTACGTCACCGAAGCTCGGCCCCGATATCTCGGCCGGAAGACCGCTCGCACGCTGGCGTCGATCGACCGCGTCGACGCCACGCTGCTGACCGACAGCGCCAGCGGCCACTACCTGCCCGAGTGCGATCGGGTCGTGACCGGGATGACCTGTATCGTCGACCGCACGCTGTACAATCGAGTCGGCACGTTCCCCATCGCCGCGGCGGCCGAGCAAGTCGGGACGCCGGTGACGGTCGTGGGATCGAGTACCAAGATCGTCGAGGAGGGGTTCGTCTTCGAGAACGAGTACCGCCCAGCCAGTGAAGTCATGCGCGAACCGGCCGACGGCTTCGAAATCGAGAACCCTACCTACGACGCGACGCCGATCGACCTGATCGAATCGGTCGTCACCGACGAGGGCGAGCGGGAATTCTAG
- a CDS encoding TIGR00266 family protein, translated as MNVEITHRPAYAHLRVDLEQGESILAEPGAMVSHSSTVSIETTSSRDGLLSSAKSMLGGESLVANEFTAEGGRGTVTLAPPKPGDVHHHELNDETLYAVDGAFLASDAGIDIDSEFGGLQSMLAGASMTPLALKGTGSVFVEAFGGLETVELGSGETYTVDNEHVVAWEESVDFDARRVGGLKSTLLSGEGLVMDFSGPGTVWYQTRGLDAFTSAIAGSLQGGGDDDDGGVNVDVF; from the coding sequence ATGAACGTCGAGATCACTCACCGTCCCGCGTACGCGCACCTCCGCGTCGACCTCGAACAAGGCGAGTCGATTCTCGCCGAGCCCGGCGCGATGGTCAGCCACTCGTCGACCGTCTCGATCGAGACGACATCGAGCCGCGACGGCCTGCTCAGCTCCGCTAAGTCGATGCTGGGCGGCGAGTCGCTGGTCGCAAACGAGTTCACCGCCGAGGGCGGGCGCGGCACGGTGACGCTCGCGCCGCCCAAGCCCGGTGACGTTCACCACCACGAACTGAACGACGAGACACTGTACGCCGTCGACGGCGCCTTCCTCGCCTCCGATGCGGGGATCGACATCGACTCGGAGTTCGGCGGGCTGCAGTCGATGCTGGCCGGCGCGAGCATGACGCCGCTGGCGCTCAAGGGCACCGGTAGCGTCTTCGTCGAGGCGTTCGGCGGCTTGGAAACTGTCGAACTCGGAAGCGGCGAGACCTACACCGTCGACAACGAGCACGTCGTCGCGTGGGAGGAGTCGGTCGACTTCGACGCCCGGCGCGTCGGCGGCCTCAAGTCGACGCTGCTCAGCGGCGAGGGCCTCGTCATGGACTTTTCGGGCCCGGGAACGGTGTGGTACCAGACGCGCGGGCTCGACGCCTTCACGTCGGCTATCGCCGGCTCACTTCAGGGCGGCGGCGATGACGACGACGGCGGCGTCAACGTCGACGTGTTCTAA
- a CDS encoding uracil-xanthine permease family protein → MTGNEPSASGATSGGGIEQEQRERTSEAEADDDLAYGIEDKPPVGESAVLGVQHYLTMVGANIAVPLILASAMGMPNDVTARFIGTFFVVSGIATLAQTTFGNRYPIVQGAPFSMLTPALAVVTVVTTTGVGAGTWEEALLQLQGAIIVAALVEVAIGYLGLIGKLRQYLSPVVIAPTIALIGLSLFGAPQIAAADQNWWLLGLTLGLIVLFSQYLDVRHRAFRLYPVVLGLAIAWIVAAGLSVGGVIPSGNPGHIALDDITNTSPVFAIYPFQWGTPQFTGAFIAGMIAGVLASIAESIGDYYAVADITGSGAPSKKRINHGIGMEGLMNVFSGIMGTGGSTSYSENIGAIGLTGVASRYVVQVGAAVMIVVGFIGYFGQAIATIPDPIVGGLFIAMFGQIIAVGLSNLRHVDLDSSRNTFIIGFALFVGLAMPAYMGGVGGVGAFRAGVSNIALIGPILGERLIADTIYVVGSTGMAVGGLAALVLDNTIPGDREERGIAEWNRLTEDEFESFWDR, encoded by the coding sequence ATGACGGGGAACGAACCGTCGGCGTCGGGCGCTACATCCGGCGGCGGCATCGAACAGGAGCAACGCGAACGCACGTCCGAGGCGGAGGCTGACGACGACCTCGCCTACGGCATCGAGGACAAGCCGCCGGTCGGTGAGTCGGCCGTCCTCGGCGTCCAGCACTACCTGACGATGGTCGGGGCAAACATCGCCGTCCCGCTGATTCTCGCCAGCGCGATGGGGATGCCCAACGACGTGACTGCACGCTTTATCGGTACGTTCTTCGTCGTCTCGGGCATCGCAACGCTGGCCCAGACGACGTTCGGGAACCGGTACCCGATCGTGCAGGGCGCGCCGTTCTCGATGCTGACGCCCGCGTTGGCGGTCGTGACGGTCGTCACGACGACCGGCGTCGGCGCCGGCACGTGGGAGGAAGCGCTGTTGCAACTCCAAGGCGCGATCATCGTCGCCGCGCTGGTCGAAGTGGCGATCGGGTATCTCGGGCTCATCGGGAAACTCCGACAGTACCTTTCCCCGGTCGTGATCGCGCCGACGATCGCGCTGATCGGGCTCTCGTTGTTCGGGGCGCCCCAGATCGCGGCGGCCGACCAGAACTGGTGGCTGCTCGGGTTGACGCTCGGGCTGATCGTGCTGTTTTCGCAGTATCTCGACGTTCGTCATCGGGCGTTCCGACTGTACCCCGTCGTCCTCGGCCTCGCGATCGCGTGGATCGTCGCCGCCGGACTCTCGGTCGGTGGCGTCATCCCCAGCGGGAATCCGGGCCACATCGCGCTCGATGACATCACGAACACCTCGCCCGTGTTTGCGATCTACCCCTTCCAGTGGGGGACGCCGCAGTTCACCGGCGCGTTTATCGCCGGGATGATCGCGGGCGTGCTGGCGTCGATCGCCGAGAGCATCGGTGACTACTACGCCGTCGCCGACATCACCGGCTCGGGCGCCCCCAGCAAGAAGCGCATCAACCACGGCATCGGCATGGAGGGCCTGATGAACGTCTTCTCGGGCATCATGGGCACCGGCGGTTCGACATCCTACTCCGAGAACATCGGCGCGATCGGGCTGACCGGCGTCGCCTCCCGCTACGTCGTTCAGGTCGGCGCCGCCGTGATGATCGTCGTCGGCTTCATCGGCTACTTCGGGCAGGCCATCGCCACGATTCCCGATCCGATCGTCGGCGGCCTGTTCATCGCCATGTTCGGGCAGATCATCGCCGTCGGGCTCTCGAATCTCCGGCACGTCGATCTCGACTCCTCGCGCAACACCTTCATCATCGGCTTCGCGCTGTTTGTCGGGCTGGCGATGCCGGCGTACATGGGCGGCGTGGGTGGCGTGGGCGCATTCCGCGCGGGCGTCTCCAATATCGCGCTCATCGGTCCCATTCTCGGCGAGCGGCTGATCGCAGACACGATCTACGTCGTCGGCTCGACCGGGATGGCCGTCGGCGGCTTGGCGGCGCTGGTGCTCGACAACACCATTCCCGGCGATCGCGAGGAGCGCGGGATCGCGGAGTGGAACCGACTGACAGAAGACGAGTTCGAATCGTTCTGGGATCGCTGA
- a CDS encoding carboxymuconolactone decarboxylase family protein codes for MATTDTHSEIEEYLGQVPSWMGEISEPATDHSWGIMRDLLLGETELSGREKALVGLGAAAAIQCPYCTYFHQEEAKLAGVNDVELTEAINVSGTTRYFSTVLHGARVDEDQFADEMGEVFEHLENQQAAAAGDD; via the coding sequence ATGGCAACAACCGACACGCATTCGGAAATCGAGGAGTATCTCGGTCAGGTACCGAGCTGGATGGGGGAGATCTCGGAGCCTGCGACCGACCACAGCTGGGGGATCATGCGGGACCTGCTGCTCGGCGAGACCGAGCTATCGGGGCGGGAGAAAGCGCTCGTGGGCCTTGGGGCGGCCGCCGCGATTCAGTGTCCCTACTGCACCTACTTCCATCAGGAAGAAGCGAAACTGGCAGGCGTGAACGACGTGGAACTGACAGAGGCAATCAACGTCAGCGGGACGACGAGGTACTTCTCGACGGTACTGCACGGCGCGAGAGTCGACGAAGACCAGTTCGCCGACGAGATGGGCGAGGTCTTCGAACATCTCGAAAACCAGCAAGCGGCAGCAGCGGGCGACGACTGA
- a CDS encoding DUF7385 family protein: MEQFDKFVSSTTLREENDSIKLYQNTVSLACPACEEPFDDMVVCKNEYTSLNQTMPLDLCTTVHDGTPVLFTHKP, translated from the coding sequence ATGGAGCAGTTCGACAAGTTCGTCTCCTCGACGACGCTGCGCGAGGAGAACGACTCGATCAAGCTGTATCAAAACACAGTCTCGCTCGCCTGTCCCGCCTGTGAGGAGCCGTTCGACGACATGGTCGTCTGCAAAAACGAGTACACGAGTCTGAACCAGACGATGCCGCTCGACCTCTGTACGACGGTCCACGACGGCACGCCGGTGCTGTTCACGCACAAGCCCTGA
- a CDS encoding NAD(P)-dependent alcohol dehydrogenase: protein MQAARLHEYTEEMSEGLSIDEVDRPEPTRSDHVVVEVEGAGWCQTDNHIIEGMWTPYVDQDLPMTLGHENAGTIVEVGDEVTTVEEGEQVICHPVMTCGKCRACRTGDDMYCENLEFPGLNTDGGFAEYLLTSERSVIPLDTVDPVEIAPHADAGITAYHAAKKAVDELYPGSYSVAIGIGGLGHIGVQALDAMSAAEIVAVDIKDEALDLAEECGADYTVNSTDEDVVEAVESITEGDGATQILDFVGADETTSLGPDIVAPGGDHHIVGYGGDIHQPAQDLVDAEMAYRGTLVGKYSELEELVALVEQGTMDLHTSEYSLDEINEVAEKLEHREIEGRAVIKP, encoded by the coding sequence ATGCAAGCAGCCAGACTCCACGAGTACACAGAGGAGATGTCCGAGGGGCTGTCGATCGACGAGGTCGATCGACCGGAGCCGACGCGGTCCGATCACGTCGTCGTCGAAGTCGAGGGGGCGGGCTGGTGCCAGACTGACAATCACATCATCGAGGGGATGTGGACGCCCTACGTCGATCAGGACCTGCCGATGACGCTGGGCCACGAGAACGCCGGTACGATCGTCGAGGTCGGCGACGAGGTGACGACCGTCGAGGAAGGCGAGCAAGTGATCTGCCACCCGGTGATGACCTGCGGGAAGTGCCGGGCCTGCCGCACTGGCGACGACATGTACTGCGAGAATCTGGAGTTCCCGGGGCTGAACACCGACGGCGGCTTCGCCGAGTACCTCCTGACCTCCGAGCGGTCGGTGATCCCGCTCGACACGGTGGACCCGGTCGAGATCGCGCCCCATGCCGACGCCGGCATCACGGCGTATCACGCCGCGAAAAAGGCCGTCGACGAACTGTATCCGGGGAGCTACAGCGTCGCCATCGGCATCGGCGGGCTGGGCCATATCGGCGTCCAAGCGCTCGATGCGATGAGCGCCGCCGAGATCGTCGCGGTCGACATCAAAGACGAAGCGCTCGATCTCGCCGAGGAGTGTGGCGCCGACTACACCGTCAACTCGACCGACGAGGACGTCGTCGAAGCCGTCGAGTCGATCACCGAAGGCGACGGGGCGACCCAGATTCTCGACTTCGTCGGCGCCGACGAGACGACCTCGCTCGGTCCCGACATCGTCGCACCGGGCGGGGATCATCACATCGTCGGATACGGCGGCGACATCCACCAACCGGCGCAGGATCTGGTCGACGCCGAGATGGCCTATCGCGGCACGCTGGTCGGCAAGTACTCCGAACTGGAGGAACTCGTCGCGCTCGTCGAACAGGGGACGATGGATCTCCACACCAGCGAGTACTCGCTCGACGAGATCAACGAAGTCGCAGAGAAGCTCGAACACCGCGAGATCGAGGGACGGGCGGTTATCAAGCCCTGA
- a CDS encoding Gfo/Idh/MocA family protein, with translation MTLQVGVLGYRFMGKAHANALARLPMFFPDAPAVERDVLIGRDEEALADAAERFGFSRTATDWRDVIDEVDVFYNLGPNHIHAEPSIAALEAGTPVFCEKPLAPTLEEAEEMAAAARDADVPAGAAFNYRYVPAIQYAKNLIDDGELGEIRHVRGRYLQDWLADPEAPWAWRMDEDLAGSGALGDLGSHTVDLARFLVGDQQGELDRVSGHCRTFVDERPVEGDDETRPVTVDDAYSAQASFEGGAMATFEASRFATGHKNDHTIEINGSKGSLKFSLERLNELEVLREGDRGYETVLVTDESDPYVEHWWPPGHVLGWEHTFVHENYEFLTAVAEGGEASPNFEDGLAAQRVLDAIERSDQTGEWVDIERA, from the coding sequence ATGACCCTACAGGTAGGCGTTCTCGGGTACCGATTCATGGGGAAAGCACACGCGAACGCGCTGGCGCGGCTGCCGATGTTCTTCCCGGACGCGCCAGCCGTCGAGCGCGACGTGCTGATCGGGCGCGACGAGGAGGCGCTGGCCGACGCCGCCGAACGGTTCGGCTTCTCTCGGACGGCGACCGACTGGCGCGACGTGATCGACGAGGTCGACGTGTTCTACAACCTCGGCCCGAACCACATCCACGCCGAGCCCTCGATCGCGGCACTCGAAGCGGGGACGCCGGTGTTCTGCGAGAAGCCGCTGGCGCCGACGCTCGAAGAGGCTGAGGAGATGGCGGCCGCCGCACGGGACGCCGACGTGCCGGCCGGTGCGGCCTTCAACTACCGGTACGTGCCGGCGATCCAGTACGCCAAGAATCTGATCGACGACGGCGAACTCGGCGAGATCCGGCACGTCCGCGGGCGCTACCTGCAGGACTGGCTGGCCGACCCGGAGGCGCCGTGGGCGTGGCGAATGGACGAGGACCTAGCCGGCAGCGGCGCGCTGGGAGATCTCGGCTCGCACACTGTGGACCTCGCGCGCTTCCTCGTCGGCGACCAGCAGGGCGAACTCGACCGCGTCTCGGGCCACTGCCGTACGTTCGTCGACGAGCGCCCGGTCGAGGGCGACGACGAGACGCGGCCGGTCACCGTCGACGACGCCTACAGCGCGCAGGCGTCCTTCGAGGGCGGCGCGATGGCCACCTTCGAGGCCTCGCGGTTCGCCACCGGACACAAGAACGACCACACCATCGAAATCAACGGCTCGAAGGGCAGTCTGAAGTTCTCGCTCGAACGCCTGAACGAGTTGGAGGTGCTCCGCGAGGGCGACCGCGGCTACGAGACCGTGCTCGTGACCGACGAATCCGATCCCTACGTCGAGCACTGGTGGCCGCCGGGCCACGTGCTTGGCTGGGAGCACACCTTCGTCCACGAGAACTACGAGTTCCTGACCGCGGTCGCCGAGGGCGGCGAGGCGTCCCCGAACTTCGAGGACGGGCTAGCAGCACAGCGAGTGTTGGATGCTATTGAGCGGAGTGATCAAACCGGCGAGTGGGTCGACATCGAGCGCGCGTAA
- a CDS encoding sugar phosphate isomerase/epimerase family protein, producing MDIGVHTPPLYDRSFEDALAYLSDLGVAAAEPGVGGYPGDDHLDRQAYLDDEDAQAELQELLDEHDMRISALATHNNPIHPDDEQAAEADTELREAIELAAQLGVDTVTCFSGLPAGGPDDDVPNWITAPWPSEHADAHEYQWDDVAIPYWSEIAEHADAHGVDVAIEMHPNMLVYEPHGLLRLREATNDRIGANFDPSHLYWQGIEITDAIRLLGEEDAIHHFHAKDTKVYEAQAREKGVLDTTAYDDEPNRSWLFRSIGYGHGESHWKDIVSTLRMVGYEGALSIEHEDSLTSSLEGLEKAVDMLDRAVFDTQPGDAYWA from the coding sequence ATGGACATCGGCGTTCACACTCCGCCGCTGTACGATCGCTCGTTCGAGGACGCGCTCGCGTACCTCTCCGACCTCGGCGTCGCCGCCGCCGAGCCGGGAGTCGGCGGGTATCCGGGCGACGACCATCTCGACCGACAGGCGTATCTCGACGACGAGGACGCCCAAGCCGAGCTACAGGAGTTGCTCGACGAGCACGACATGCGAATTTCGGCGCTGGCGACCCACAACAACCCGATCCACCCGGACGACGAGCAGGCCGCCGAAGCCGACACCGAACTCCGGGAAGCGATCGAGCTCGCCGCCCAGCTCGGCGTCGACACCGTCACCTGTTTTTCGGGGCTTCCTGCCGGCGGTCCCGACGACGACGTTCCCAATTGGATCACGGCACCGTGGCCCAGCGAGCACGCCGACGCACACGAGTACCAGTGGGACGACGTTGCGATCCCCTACTGGTCCGAGATCGCCGAGCACGCCGACGCCCACGGCGTCGACGTGGCCATCGAAATGCACCCCAACATGCTCGTCTACGAGCCCCACGGCCTGTTGCGACTCCGTGAGGCGACCAACGACCGGATCGGCGCGAACTTCGACCCCTCGCATCTGTACTGGCAGGGCATCGAGATCACCGACGCGATCCGCCTGCTCGGCGAGGAAGACGCCATCCATCACTTCCACGCCAAAGACACCAAAGTCTACGAGGCACAGGCCCGCGAGAAGGGCGTCCTCGACACCACGGCCTACGACGACGAGCCGAACCGTTCGTGGCTCTTCCGGTCGATCGGCTACGGCCACGGCGAATCCCACTGGAAGGACATCGTCTCGACGCTGCGGATGGTCGGCTACGAGGGCGCGCTGTCGATCGAACACGAGGACTCGCTGACCTCCTCGCTGGAAGGGTTAGAGAAGGCCGTCGACATGCTCGACCGGGCGGTCTTCGACACCCAGCCCGGCGACGCTTACTGGGCGTGA
- a CDS encoding ATPase domain-containing protein: protein MNSDTSTLQQRPSGVPGLDRLLNGGFVDGRLYLVLGEPGTGKTTLGMEFLSAGLERDETVLLIHGEESKGGHLTNAAQFDIDLSDAEFLDIGPESEFFSEAQTYDVVDPADIEDDSLIVDIRDTIDELDPDRVLIDPITQFQYLESTEYQFRKRIISFARFLKDRGTTVLATKTPESQFDEQLKSLSDGVVSLAYEQEGRRVSVPKHRGIGQRDGTHGLEIRDDGLHVYPALRPQQHSQSFEPMPLTSGVDGLDELLGGGIEQGTVTIVSGPSGVGKTTTVTEFLQTAATEGDGALAYLFEESLDTFTYRSETFGVPVTELREDGSLSVEAITPSVRSPEEFAQRIRRQVEQQDIDLVVLDGIQGYKTAIKGGEDDVDLRRRLHALSEYLTNVNVSVILIDQRHEVTGLPQPTSANVSYLADNIIYQQFVEIEGELQRVVGVLKKRVGNYETVPRRFSITDDGLSVGDPMTGYHGVVTGLPEQRSVGSHSSPD from the coding sequence ATGAACAGTGACACAAGCACGTTGCAACAGCGGCCGAGTGGCGTCCCGGGACTGGATAGGCTGCTCAACGGCGGGTTCGTCGACGGCCGGCTCTATCTCGTGCTGGGCGAGCCCGGGACGGGAAAGACGACGCTCGGCATGGAGTTTCTCAGCGCCGGGTTAGAACGCGACGAGACCGTCCTGCTCATCCACGGCGAAGAATCTAAAGGCGGCCATCTCACGAATGCAGCGCAGTTCGATATCGATCTCTCCGACGCGGAGTTTCTGGACATCGGCCCCGAATCGGAGTTTTTCTCGGAGGCCCAGACGTACGATGTCGTCGATCCCGCGGACATCGAGGACGACAGCCTGATCGTCGACATCCGGGACACGATCGACGAGCTCGATCCCGACCGCGTGCTCATCGACCCGATCACGCAGTTTCAGTACCTCGAATCGACCGAGTACCAGTTCCGAAAGCGAATCATCTCGTTCGCTCGATTTCTCAAGGATCGCGGGACGACCGTGCTGGCCACGAAGACCCCCGAATCCCAGTTCGACGAGCAGCTCAAATCCCTCAGCGACGGCGTCGTCTCGCTCGCGTACGAGCAGGAAGGTCGCCGGGTCAGCGTCCCGAAGCACCGGGGCATCGGACAGCGCGACGGCACGCACGGTCTCGAAATCCGCGACGACGGACTCCACGTCTACCCCGCACTGCGGCCCCAACAGCACTCTCAATCGTTCGAACCGATGCCGCTGACTTCCGGTGTCGACGGGCTCGACGAACTGCTCGGTGGCGGCATCGAGCAGGGCACCGTCACCATCGTCAGTGGGCCCTCCGGCGTCGGCAAAACGACGACTGTCACCGAGTTCCTCCAGACCGCGGCGACCGAGGGCGACGGCGCGCTGGCGTACCTGTTCGAGGAGTCGCTCGATACGTTCACGTACCGCTCGGAGACGTTCGGCGTCCCGGTGACCGAGCTGCGCGAGGACGGCTCGCTGAGCGTCGAAGCGATCACGCCCTCGGTTCGCTCGCCCGAGGAGTTCGCCCAGCGGATCAGGAGGCAAGTCGAACAACAGGATATCGACCTCGTCGTCCTCGACGGTATTCAAGGGTACAAAACGGCGATCAAAGGCGGCGAAGACGATGTCGACCTCCGGCGTCGGCTGCACGCCCTCTCGGAGTATCTGACGAACGTGAACGTCTCTGTCATCCTGATCGACCAGCGCCACGAGGTGACCGGGCTGCCACAGCCGACCAGCGCCAACGTGAGCTATCTCGCGGACAACATCATCTACCAGCAGTTCGTCGAGATCGAGGGCGAGCTACAGCGGGTCGTCGGCGTCCTGAAAAAGCGCGTCGGCAACTACGAAACGGTTCCACGGCGCTTCTCGATCACGGACGACGGACTGTCGGTTGGCGATCCGATGACGGGCTACCACGGCGTCGTGACGGGGCTCCCCGAGCAGCGCAGCGTCGGGAGTCACAGCTCGCCCGACTGA
- a CDS encoding Gfo/Idh/MocA family protein, whose protein sequence is MTRNDVKLGVVGLGNIGHYHADRLTEMGANLVGGMDIDADARSSFEDKFDVPTYEDHDELFEQIDAAVITTPNTFHEQYAVDALEAGLDVLLEKPLADTVESAERIAEAAHEADGFCMVGFHSRYHHQAEIIKDQQTTGRFGDVTHIEANYVRRRGIPGRGSWFTAENVAGGGSLIDIGVHAIDLALHFLDHPEVVEVSGTARSEFGTDEDYAYVDMWGDDEGAEHFDVDDSATALIRCAGGETISLEVAWATNRPPTQEFFVRGTDAGARFDKASGDLEIYEAGQGGAHHLSTTEVETRSHDPHRQEQVAFLEAVATGQAPDRNTVDEALTVQRVIEAIYRSGETGRAVRLDEEADAEADPQAADD, encoded by the coding sequence ATGACTAGAAACGACGTGAAACTGGGCGTCGTCGGCCTCGGTAACATTGGGCACTACCACGCCGACCGGCTGACCGAGATGGGCGCGAATCTCGTCGGCGGGATGGACATCGACGCCGACGCGAGAAGTAGCTTCGAAGATAAGTTCGACGTGCCTACCTACGAGGATCACGACGAACTGTTCGAGCAGATCGACGCCGCCGTCATCACGACGCCGAACACGTTCCACGAGCAGTACGCCGTCGACGCACTGGAAGCGGGGCTCGACGTGCTGCTCGAAAAGCCGTTGGCCGACACCGTCGAGAGCGCCGAGCGGATCGCCGAGGCCGCCCACGAGGCCGACGGCTTCTGCATGGTCGGGTTCCACAGCCGCTATCACCACCAAGCCGAGATCATCAAGGACCAGCAGACGACCGGCCGGTTCGGCGACGTAACTCACATCGAGGCGAACTACGTTCGCCGGCGGGGCATCCCCGGCCGCGGCTCGTGGTTTACCGCCGAGAACGTCGCCGGCGGCGGATCGCTGATCGACATCGGCGTCCACGCGATCGACCTCGCGCTGCACTTCCTCGATCACCCCGAGGTCGTCGAAGTCTCGGGCACGGCACGCTCGGAGTTCGGCACCGACGAGGACTACGCCTACGTCGATATGTGGGGCGACGACGAGGGCGCAGAGCACTTCGACGTCGACGACTCGGCGACGGCGCTGATCCGCTGTGCCGGCGGGGAGACCATCTCGCTGGAAGTCGCGTGGGCGACCAACCGACCGCCGACACAGGAGTTTTTCGTCCGCGGCACCGACGCCGGCGCGCGCTTCGACAAGGCAAGCGGCGACCTCGAAATCTACGAGGCAGGACAGGGCGGTGCTCACCACCTCTCGACGACCGAAGTCGAGACGCGCTCGCACGACCCTCACCGACAGGAGCAGGTCGCGTTCCTCGAAGCCGTCGCCACAGGGCAGGCCCCCGACCGCAACACCGTCGATGAGGCCCTGACGGTCCAGCGCGTCATCGAAGCCATCTACCGTTCCGGCGAGACCGGCCGTGCAGTTCGACTCGACGAGGAGGCTGACGCCGAAGCCGACCCGCAGGCGGCCGACGACTGA